In Pelmatolapia mariae isolate MD_Pm_ZW linkage group LG8, Pm_UMD_F_2, whole genome shotgun sequence, one genomic interval encodes:
- the LOC134632929 gene encoding uncharacterized protein LOC134632929 isoform X1, translating to MAESNNGSNDTTPQYQGNGAVESAVRNLVSLLLNNISTNPSGRPTESGQPEPRNLTIQQEMTRSFPGYFKSNLSRGKKRCLTSTKQLVKAGSKTTGLSFYLLSKNTSYTPLPAEELELLQAGMGRQTVSLPEDGDHAEISRLLEETFPKMEYLCGGWLLHKATGGSGRRKLTVIPPETEGYSVKTLKAVSGGGKSTFYIVPLQETLDTSPLPPDSQHFSKMPKKLCYQCNEVMPLQMLAVHINTCKGKFSPDETDDEESELCIVKSKCKLFVQYALRTFLKMRSQSMRVCVGIAFNAWSLKKMTKLHAHQLKLQYAQQTAWKMYCVALNNKSTPQQNLSCVWTEKTFQTEAFSSGREKNLHLPPVFLGWFSLERQAWIQEHLEFLSDMISGIESRFFEGPENKGKNPKYSLTNLDNENFRTVGEIIAVSLAQGGPSPAFFKEWCYNFLCSGEVEFSCLSKEDVADVESSLLISKVEDAADIQSLMMWADEIVTCGYTNQIKMDSKESMIRAIVLHSTTRLIPVLQQLRKGMELYGLVNLMAVNPEACHSLFVPGKILKPDADFIMMSCQPHFSEKGTSRERTERKIINVLQDFLQEIEASDGNTGGAGGEKSESLAVQHVLQWMTGQSHVPILPDEKRHFKITCKFDHECKERLGDHSICYPVVSA from the exons ATGGCAGAATCAAACAATGGCTCCAATGATACTACACCACAGTATCAG GGTAATGGTGCAGTTGAGTCAGCAGTAAGAAATCTGGTGTCTTTGCTGCTTAACAACATATCCACAAATCCTTCAGGGAGGCCAACAGAGAGTGGGCAGCCGGAGCCTAGAAATCTGACTATCCAGCAAGAGATGACaag ATCATTTCCAGGATATTTCAAATCAAACTTGAGCCGTGGTAAAAAGAGATGTTTAACATCTACTAAGCAGCTTGTTAAGGCAGGCAGTAAGACAACAGGCCTCAGTTTTTATTTGCTGTCCAAAAACACATCCTACACACCTTTGCCAGCTGAGGAGCTTGAACTCCTACAAGCTGGCATGGGGAGACAAACAGTGTCTCTTCCAGAAGATGGTGACCATGCAGAG ATTTCAAGACTTCTGGAAGAAACCTTTCCAAAAATGGAATATCTTTGTGGAGGATGGCTCTTGCATAAGGCAACAG GTGGCAGTGGTCGACGAAAGCTCACTGTAATTCCACCTGAAACAGAAGGATATTCTGTCAAAACACTGAAAGCTGTGTCAGGAGGTGGCAAATCCACTTTTTACATTGTACCTCTTCAGGAAACATTAGACACATCTCCTCTACCTCCCGACTCACAGCACTTTTCAAAGATGCCAAAGAAGTTATGTTACCAGTGTAATGAAGTTATGCCTCTGCAGATGCTTGCAGTACACATCAATACGTGCAAAGGAAAATTCTCTCCTGATGAGACTGATGATGAG GAATCTGAGTTATGCATTGTGAAAAGCAAATGCAAG TTATTTGTCCAATATGCACTAAGGACTTTCCTGAAGATGAGATCACAATCCATGCGAGTCTGTGTGGGGATAG CTTTCAATGCATGGTCCCTGAAGAAAATGACCAAACTACATGCACACCAGCTCAAACTTCAGTATGCACAACAGACAG CGTGGAAGATGTATTGCGTTGCATTGAACAACAAGTCGACACCACAACAGAATTTAAGTTGTGTGTGGACAGAGAAGACCTTCCAGACAGAGGCATTCTCcagtggcagagaaaaaaatctgcatctCCCACCAGTGTTCTTAGGGTGGTTTTCATTGGAGAGGCAGGCGTGGATACAGGAGCACTTAGAGTTTTTGAGTG ACATGATTTCAGGTATTGAAAGCAGATTCTTTGAAGGACCTGAGAACAAGGGCAAAAACCCCAAGTATTCTCTGACCAATCTTGATAATGAAAACTTCAG AACTGTTGGTGAAATAATTGCAGTCAGCCTCGCCCAAGGAGGCCCATCTCCTGCCTTTTTCAAAGAATGGTGCTACAATTTCCTCTGCTCAGGAGAGGTTGAGTTCAGCTGTCTGTCTAAGGAGGATGTTGCAGATGTGGAATCTTCCCTGCTCATCAGCAAA GTTGAAGATGCAGCAGACATACAGTCTCTGATGATGTGGGCTGATGAAATTGTCACCTGTGGATACACAAACCAGATAAAGATGGATAGTAAGGAAAGCATGATACG tgctatTGTCTTACACTCTACAACAAGACTGATTCCAGTGCTACAGCAGCTCAGAAAGGGCATGGAACTGTATGGTCTTGTGAACCTGATGGCTGTAAATCCTGAAGCTtgccacagtttgtttgttCCTGGGAAAATCCTCAAA CCAGACGCTGATTTCATTATGATGAGCTGCCAACCACATTTCAGTGAAAAGGGGACATCTAGGGAGAGAACTGAGAGGAAGATCATAAATGTTTTGCAAGATTTCTTGCAGGAGATTGAAGCATCAG ATGGAAACACAGGCGGTGCAGGTGGTGAAAAATCAGAGTCTCTTGCTGTCCAGcatgtgctccagtggatgaccGGCCAGTCCCATGTTCCCATCCTTCCTGATGAAAAGAGACATTTCAAAATAACATGCAAGTTTGACCACGAATGTAAGGAGCGGCTGGGAGATCACTCAATTTGTTACCCAGTTGTGAGTGCATGA
- the LOC134632929 gene encoding uncharacterized protein LOC134632929 isoform X2 has translation MTRSFPGYFKSNLSRGKKRCLTSTKQLVKAGSKTTGLSFYLLSKNTSYTPLPAEELELLQAGMGRQTVSLPEDGDHAEISRLLEETFPKMEYLCGGWLLHKATGGSGRRKLTVIPPETEGYSVKTLKAVSGGGKSTFYIVPLQETLDTSPLPPDSQHFSKMPKKLCYQCNEVMPLQMLAVHINTCKGKFSPDETDDEESELCIVKSKCKLFVQYALRTFLKMRSQSMRVCVGIAFNAWSLKKMTKLHAHQLKLQYAQQTAWKMYCVALNNKSTPQQNLSCVWTEKTFQTEAFSSGREKNLHLPPVFLGWFSLERQAWIQEHLEFLSDMISGIESRFFEGPENKGKNPKYSLTNLDNENFRTVGEIIAVSLAQGGPSPAFFKEWCYNFLCSGEVEFSCLSKEDVADVESSLLISKVEDAADIQSLMMWADEIVTCGYTNQIKMDSKESMIRAIVLHSTTRLIPVLQQLRKGMELYGLVNLMAVNPEACHSLFVPGKILKPDADFIMMSCQPHFSEKGTSRERTERKIINVLQDFLQEIEASDGNTGGAGGEKSESLAVQHVLQWMTGQSHVPILPDEKRHFKITCKFDHECKERLGDHSICYPVVSA, from the exons ATGACaag ATCATTTCCAGGATATTTCAAATCAAACTTGAGCCGTGGTAAAAAGAGATGTTTAACATCTACTAAGCAGCTTGTTAAGGCAGGCAGTAAGACAACAGGCCTCAGTTTTTATTTGCTGTCCAAAAACACATCCTACACACCTTTGCCAGCTGAGGAGCTTGAACTCCTACAAGCTGGCATGGGGAGACAAACAGTGTCTCTTCCAGAAGATGGTGACCATGCAGAG ATTTCAAGACTTCTGGAAGAAACCTTTCCAAAAATGGAATATCTTTGTGGAGGATGGCTCTTGCATAAGGCAACAG GTGGCAGTGGTCGACGAAAGCTCACTGTAATTCCACCTGAAACAGAAGGATATTCTGTCAAAACACTGAAAGCTGTGTCAGGAGGTGGCAAATCCACTTTTTACATTGTACCTCTTCAGGAAACATTAGACACATCTCCTCTACCTCCCGACTCACAGCACTTTTCAAAGATGCCAAAGAAGTTATGTTACCAGTGTAATGAAGTTATGCCTCTGCAGATGCTTGCAGTACACATCAATACGTGCAAAGGAAAATTCTCTCCTGATGAGACTGATGATGAG GAATCTGAGTTATGCATTGTGAAAAGCAAATGCAAG TTATTTGTCCAATATGCACTAAGGACTTTCCTGAAGATGAGATCACAATCCATGCGAGTCTGTGTGGGGATAG CTTTCAATGCATGGTCCCTGAAGAAAATGACCAAACTACATGCACACCAGCTCAAACTTCAGTATGCACAACAGACAG CGTGGAAGATGTATTGCGTTGCATTGAACAACAAGTCGACACCACAACAGAATTTAAGTTGTGTGTGGACAGAGAAGACCTTCCAGACAGAGGCATTCTCcagtggcagagaaaaaaatctgcatctCCCACCAGTGTTCTTAGGGTGGTTTTCATTGGAGAGGCAGGCGTGGATACAGGAGCACTTAGAGTTTTTGAGTG ACATGATTTCAGGTATTGAAAGCAGATTCTTTGAAGGACCTGAGAACAAGGGCAAAAACCCCAAGTATTCTCTGACCAATCTTGATAATGAAAACTTCAG AACTGTTGGTGAAATAATTGCAGTCAGCCTCGCCCAAGGAGGCCCATCTCCTGCCTTTTTCAAAGAATGGTGCTACAATTTCCTCTGCTCAGGAGAGGTTGAGTTCAGCTGTCTGTCTAAGGAGGATGTTGCAGATGTGGAATCTTCCCTGCTCATCAGCAAA GTTGAAGATGCAGCAGACATACAGTCTCTGATGATGTGGGCTGATGAAATTGTCACCTGTGGATACACAAACCAGATAAAGATGGATAGTAAGGAAAGCATGATACG tgctatTGTCTTACACTCTACAACAAGACTGATTCCAGTGCTACAGCAGCTCAGAAAGGGCATGGAACTGTATGGTCTTGTGAACCTGATGGCTGTAAATCCTGAAGCTtgccacagtttgtttgttCCTGGGAAAATCCTCAAA CCAGACGCTGATTTCATTATGATGAGCTGCCAACCACATTTCAGTGAAAAGGGGACATCTAGGGAGAGAACTGAGAGGAAGATCATAAATGTTTTGCAAGATTTCTTGCAGGAGATTGAAGCATCAG ATGGAAACACAGGCGGTGCAGGTGGTGAAAAATCAGAGTCTCTTGCTGTCCAGcatgtgctccagtggatgaccGGCCAGTCCCATGTTCCCATCCTTCCTGATGAAAAGAGACATTTCAAAATAACATGCAAGTTTGACCACGAATGTAAGGAGCGGCTGGGAGATCACTCAATTTGTTACCCAGTTGTGAGTGCATGA